Genomic DNA from Streptomyces sp. PCS3-D2:
GGCGGTGTCGTACTGGGACTTGAGCGCGCGCCGCGGGGGCCGGGCCCTCAATCGCGTGGCGGGCACGGTCGGGTCGGGCTTCCGCGGTGCCACGGCGGCCTTCGGTTGCGGGGCCGGATCAGCGGGGCGCCGTGAGGTGGCACGGGCGGGGCGCTCCTCGTGGAGCCGGACGATGTCGGCGAGGTGGTCTGCGGTGAAGCGGTACGAGCCGCCGACGTACGTGAACGGTATGAGGCGGCGGCGGGCCCGGTCCTTGACCCACCAGGCCGAGCAGCCGAGAGCGGCAGCGATCTCCTCGGGGCGGAACAGGCGGGGCAGAGCGGGCAGGCTGGCCTCTTGGGGCAAAGGTGGTCCTTCTCTGATGTGTGACGGGATGGGGGCGGTCGCATCGGCGGCGAAGCTTCGGTGTGAACGTCGCCGACTACCTGCGGCATGGGGGTGCGCAGGCGCGGGTCGCTACGGGGTGCCGTGGAGCAGGGCGAGGGGGGAGACGCCGAGGGCAGCGGCGATGGCGACGAGGTCGTCGACGTCGCAACGGCGCCGGCGGCGTTCGATGCGGGAGATGGTCGTGACGGTCGTGGGGTGACCCAGCGCGGTGGCGCGGGCTGCCAGCTGGCGCTGGGCGACGCCGCGGGCGGTGCGGGCTCGCTCGATGGCGCGGGCAGCCCGCTTTCCGGCCGGACCGATTTCCAGAGGCGTTGGAGGCATGGATATTTTGTAACTCCGGATCCCCGGTTTCGGTAACCGGGGATCTGCTGCTATATTCCCCTGCTTTGTTGTCAGGTTCCCTACCCTGCCGCAGAAAATCGCGAAACATAGCACGGGTTTCCCGGTTGACCAAATAACGGATCGTCAGGCCGGTCGCTTGGTGGACGCGGGAGTGGGGCACGCCTCTGGCCTGCCCAGGGTGTCTGGCAGGTGGCACCGGAGAGCATGCCAGCAGTGCACACCGTCGAAGCGTTACGGCTTGCCCCAATTCATCCCTGAGATTTCCTACACTATTTCGTCAACCGGGGATTCGGGTCTACCGTTTTTATGCGGACGCAAGGACGTGTTCGCCGCGGGCTGTTTACCTTCGCGGCGGAATGCTGGACTTGCGCGAACGGATGTGGCTGTCTTGTCCATGCGCCCCGAACGCTGAATCCGGGGCACGGCAAGACCGGCATGTCGAGCCCGGGGCTGAGCAGCGCGCGCCTCGTGCCGCAGCCTCACCGTCACCCGCACACTCCCCCTCCCCTCACCCCGAAGCGGGCTGCCCCCTGCCCGCCCTCACCAAGGAGCCGCCACCCGATGAGTCACGACGCCCGCGCATGGGTGTGGGACCACAGCCGCAGCAAGGGCACCGCCCGCCTGATCCTCGTCCTGATCGCCGATCGGTGCGTCGATGACCGCTGCATCGCGTACGCCTCGGTCACCGCCCTCATGAAGCGGGCCAACGCCTCCCGCAGCGCCGTCCGGGCCGCCCTCGACAAGCTGATCGACAGCGGCGAGCTGGTGTGGCTCGACGACCGCCAGGGCCCTCGCGGCG
This window encodes:
- a CDS encoding helix-turn-helix domain-containing protein — encoded protein: MPPTPLEIGPAGKRAARAIERARTARGVAQRQLAARATALGHPTTVTTISRIERRRRRCDVDDLVAIAAALGVSPLALLHGTP
- a CDS encoding helix-turn-helix domain-containing protein → MSHDARAWVWDHSRSKGTARLILVLIADRCVDDRCIAYASVTALMKRANASRSAVRAALDKLIDSGELVWLDDRQGPRGERYYHLPDAARFLAKQALEGERIPTPAGSESDPAKPLEGGPESGPGERNPTREGARIRPPEQ